From the genome of Pseudarthrobacter sp. NIBRBAC000502772:
TCGCCCGGTTTCCCGGGGCATGGTTTCCCCGGGCATGGGTTCCCCGGCCCAGGATTTCCTAAGCCGGGAATGCCTGGGCCGGCCGACTCATTGTGAGCCGAACAGAAATTCCTTGGCGTGGGCAACAGCCTTCCGGTAGGCATCGTTCCGCAGCGTGACGAGTTGCTCCGTGTCGCCGTCGGCCGGTTCCAGGTAGCCTGTGTATCCGGGCCGGAGCACCCAGATGTCGCCGGCCGGCGGGAGGTAGAACACCCCGAAGGACCGCTGCTGTTCGTCTTCTGCGGTCCACACCGGCACCACTGCCAGGGCCGCGCCGGTGACGGGATTGATCCATTGGGCCCGGGGCAACGGCTCTTCGTGGGCTTCAGGGTTCAGGAACGGCGCGGTGCCCTTGCCCCAGCGTTGTTCGAAGCGTTCGTGGAATGCAGGGATCAGGTGTGAATCGTAACGGCGCCACTCGGTCATTGGTGTCCTCCTCACTGTGATGGCTGTCGTCTTACCGGCCTACGCCCAAGGTCCGCTTTCCCAGCGCACGGGCGTGATTCTGATGGTGCCGCCAGCTGGCACGTCCCGGCGACCGACCTTTCGGACGGGGATCTCGATCGGATCGGCGCCCTGCATGCTGTTGCCGGTCCGGCTCCTGTCGTAGGCTGCCCGCCGCGCCGGATCCCGCAGGACAGCGAAGGCCTGCATGATCCGCAGCAGCTCGGCACGGGTTGGGTCGCCACCAGCTTTGGCGCCGTCTGTTGCACCGCCGTCGAGATCCGGATGATGGGTGCGCATCAGCACCCGGTAGGCGCGGGAGATCTCCTGCTGGCTGGCAGCAGGCTTCACGCGCAGCACATCGTAGTAGTCCGGCTGGCTGGTCATGGCGGCGTCCCGGAAGAAATTCTCGTGGGCACGGCCCCGGGGCGCGGGCAGCGGACTGCCGGCGCCCCGGGTAACTGTTAGCCTCCGATTTCGTGCATCTGGCTCTTTGTCTCGATTTCGATCTTGCGCGGCTTGGCCTGCTCCGTCACCGGGATCCGTAGTGTCAGGACGCCCTGGTCGTAGCTGGCCTTGATGTGGTCAGTGTCCAGGGTGTCGCCCAGGATCAGTTGGCGGCTGAAAA
Proteins encoded in this window:
- a CDS encoding J domain-containing protein, whose product is MTSQPDYYDVLRVKPAASQQEISRAYRVLMRTHHPDLDGGATDGAKAGGDPTRAELLRIMQAFAVLRDPARRAAYDRSRTGNSMQGADPIEIPVRKVGRRDVPAGGTIRITPVRWESGPWA